CACAATTCCTTCTGGCATATCAGGGAACTACTACATAATAGCCAAAGCAGATGCGGATACCGCTAATCCTGTCGGCCCCGGAACTATTGGAGAAACCAATGAGAATAATAACGCGAAGTACAAGACCATAAAGATAAACCCGTGATTGTGAATTCGATTAAATAAAAATTGCCGGTGGAAGTAAATTGGCGTAGTGGATAAAATAATATGAAACAAAGAAGAATTATTCCACCGGTATATTTTTTGATTTCACTTTTATTGATGTTCCTTTTGCACTATCTTTTCCCCATTGCAGACATAATTCCCAGACCATATAATTATTCAGGGATTGTTTTTATAATTGTTGGAATTATTTTTGGTGCAACACCTCCGCGGCTTTTTATTAAAGCCAAAACAACACTCCATCCATTTGAGGAGCCGGAGCAATTGGTAACAGAGGGAGTTTACAGATACAGCCGCAATCCTATGTATTTGGCACTTGCACTTGTCCTTATTGGGACATCTCTCCTGCAGGGTTGTTTATCTTCTTTTTTCATTATTCCTTTTTTTGTATGGACAATTACGAACCGGTTTATAATCAATGAAGAGAAAAAACTGGAAAGAAGGTTTGGGGGAGATTATCTGAGGTACAAACAAAAAGTGCGAAGATGGATATGATGTTGTTCTGATTGAATTTTTTAACTGAGGAGGATGTCATGATGAGAATGATGAGAAAAACTTTAATCCTGTTGTTGTTGTGCATGTTTGTTTTTGCAGTAAATTATTCATATTCATCTGATGAAGTTATGGAGAATGCACAAAAGACATTTAAACCTATACCAAAGACTCCATCTGCAATTTCGGGAAATCCTGCTTCCCCTGCTAAGATTGAACTTGGTAAAGCGCTTTATATTGACCCAAGGCTTTCGGCGAGTGGAGTCTTCAGTTGTAATTCCTGCCACAACATCGGTCTTGCCGGGACAGATTTTCAGGAGACATCTACAGGACACGGCTGGAAGAGAGGTCCGAGAA
The DNA window shown above is from Candidatus Schekmanbacteria bacterium and carries:
- a CDS encoding isoprenylcysteine carboxylmethyltransferase family protein — translated: MKQRRIIPPVYFLISLLLMFLLHYLFPIADIIPRPYNYSGIVFIIVGIIFGATPPRLFIKAKTTLHPFEEPEQLVTEGVYRYSRNPMYLALALVLIGTSLLQGCLSSFFIIPFFVWTITNRFIINEEKKLERRFGGDYLRYKQKVRRWI